From one Triticum urartu cultivar G1812 chromosome 3, Tu2.1, whole genome shotgun sequence genomic stretch:
- the LOC125546690 gene encoding aspartic proteinase CDR1-like: MAKEKNQSAALSGHRNHELNYRLQNHKSLSNSPLRTRREISNSYQILTCHIGTPPTRMLALVDSGSNLVWFKCRNGTSTSGPRPAAGGAAPVFDLSSSSTYGLVACRLPSCQAIYGTSCDANQFCQYQSSYGDGSTTSGILSTETFYFDDAPGGCLGCRERPQLHLSRVNFGCATKATGNTFQLAGYVGLGAGNGSLVNQIGALTSLGRRFAYCLAPFYVNVSSILDFGARATVTEPGAVTTPLIPSAVDAFYTILLTSVKIGSSTIALLDPIVEELSKSIKLPRKQSPQKQLDLCYDVGVGGATQDWEKNFPEVTLEFGGGATITLQARNAFAELPVGTVCLAMAPVTDDRSVAIIGNIAQQNFRVGFDLDKGTVTFAAADCASSYPSPPASVSL, from the exons ATGGCCAAGGAAAAGAATCAATCAGCTGCCCTGTCTGGCCACCGGAAT CACGAACTTAATTACCGCCTTCAAAATCACAAATCTCTCTCCAATTCACCATTACGCACACGGCGGGAAATCAGCAATTCATACCAAATCCTTACATGCCACATTGGCACGCCGCCCACCCGGATGCTCGCCCTCGTCGACAGCGGCAGCAACCTCGTGTGGTTCAAATGCAGAAACGGAACCTCTACCTCCGGTCCTCGGCCAGCCGCCGGGGGAGCAGCGCCGGTGTTCGACCTGTCCTCCTCGTCGACCTACGGCCTCGTGGCCTGCCGGCTACCCTCGTGCCAGGCGATCTACGGCACGTCCTGCGACGCCAACCAATTCTGTCAGTACCAGTCCTCCTACGGCGACGGCTCCACCACGTCCGGCATCCTCTCCACCGAGACCTTCTACTTCGACGACGCTCCCGGCGGCTGTCTTGGATGCCGCGAGCGTCCGCAGCTGCATCTGTCCAGGGTCAACTTCGGCTGCGCCACGAAAGCGACCGGCAACACGTTCCAGCTGGCCGGCTACGTCGGCCTTGGCGCCGGGAACGGCTCCCTCGTGAACCAGATCGGAGCCCTGACGTCGCTCGGCCGGAGATTCGCCTACTGCCTCGCGCCCTTCTACGTCAACGTCTCGTCCATCCTCGACTTTGGCGCCCGCGCCACCGTGACGGAGCCGGGCGCGGTGACCACGCCGCTGATCCCCTCCGCCGTGGACGCTTTCTACACCATCCTGCTCACGTCCGTCAAGATCGGGAGCTCGACCATC gcgctgctggaccCGATCGTGGAGGAGCTCAGCAAGAGCATCAAGCTCCCGCGCAAGCAGTCGCCGCAGAAGCAGCTGGATCTGTGCTATGACGTGGGCGTGGGCGGTGCGACGCAGGATTGGGAGAAGAATTTCCCGGAAGTGACGCTGGAGTTTGGCGGCGGCGCAACGATTACGCTGCAGGCGCGGAACGCGTTCGCGGAGCTGCCGGTGGGGACCGTGTGCTTGGCGATGGCGCCGGTGACGGACGATCGGTCGGTGGCGATCATCGGGAACATCGCGCAGCAGAACTTCCGGGTGGGGTTCGACCTGGACAAGGGCACCGTCACCTTCGCCGCTGCCGACTGCGCGAGCTCCTACCCCTCTCCTCCCGCCTCTGTCTCTCTGTAG